The following proteins are encoded in a genomic region of Procambarus clarkii isolate CNS0578487 chromosome 23, FALCON_Pclarkii_2.0, whole genome shotgun sequence:
- the LOC138367675 gene encoding proteoglycan 4-like — MAPEAMIPEAMAPEAMAPEAMTPEAMTPEAMTPEAMTPEAMTPETMTPEAMTPEAMAPEAMTPEAMTHEAITPEAITPEAMTHEAMTHEAITPEAITPEAITPEAITPEAITPEAITPEAITPEAMTHEGMTHEAITPEAITPEATTPEAITPEAITPEAITPEATTPEATTPEAITPEAITSEAITPEATTPEAITPEAITPEATTPETTTPEAITPEAITPEAITPEATTPEAITPEAITPEATTPETTTPEATTPEAITPEAITPEAITPEAITPEAMTHEAITPKAITPEAITPEAITPEAITPKAITPEAITPEAITPEAITPEAMTPEAMTHEAITPKAITPEAITPEAITPEAITPETTTPETTTPETTTPETTTPEATTPEAITPEAITPEAITPEATTPEVITPEAITPEATTPEAITPEAPKLIDYQGDQPWRKRQHR, encoded by the coding sequence ATGGCACCTGAGGCTATGATACCTGAGGCTATGGCACCTGAGGCTATGGCACCTGAGGCAATGACACCTGAGGCTATGACACCTGAGGCTATGACACCTGAGGCTATGACACCTGAGGCTATGACACCTGAGACTATGACACCTGAGGCTATGACACCTGAGGCTATGGCACCTGAGGCTATGACACCTGAGGCTATGACACATGAGGCTATCACACCTGAGGCTATCACACCTGAGGCTATGACACATGAGGCTATGACACATGAGGCTATCACACCTGAGGCTATCACACCTGAGGCTATCACACCTGAGGCTATCACACCTGAGGCTATCACACCTGAGGCTATCACACCTGAGGCTATCACACCTGAGGCTATGACACATGAGGGTATGACACATGAGGCTATCACACCTGAGGCTATCACACCTGAGGCTACCACACCCGAGGCTATCACACCTGAGGCTATCACACCTGAGGCTATCACACCTGAGGCTACCACACCTGAGGCTACCACACCCGAGGCTATCACACCTGAGGCTATCACATCTGAGGCTATCACACCTGAGGCTACCACACCTGAGGCTATCACACCTGAGGCTATCACACCTGAGGCTACCACACCTGAGACTACCACACCCGAGGCTATCACACCTGAGGCTATCACACCTGAGGCTATCACACCTGAGGCTACCACACCTGAGGCTATCACACCTGAGGCTATCACACCTGAGGCTACCACACCTGAGACTACCACACCTGAGGCTACCACACCCGAGGCTATCACACCCGAGGCTATCACACCTGAGGCTATCACACCTGAGGCTATCACACCTGAGGCTATGACACATGAGGCTATCACACCTAAGGCTATCACACCTGAGGCTATCACACCTGAGGCTATCACACCTGAGGCTATCACACCTAAGGCTATCACACCTGAGGCTATCACACCTGAGGCTATCACACCTGAGGCTATCACACCTGAGGCTATGACACCTGAGGCTATGACACATGAGGCTATCACACCTAAGGCTATCACACCTGAGGCTATCACTCCTGAGGCTATCACACCTGAGGCTATCACACCTGAGACTACCACACCTGAGACTACCACACCTGAGACTACCACACCTGAGACTACCACACCTGAGGCTACCACACCCGAGGCTATCACACCTGAGGCTATCACACCTGAGGCTATCACACCTGAGGCTACCACACCTGAGGTTATCACACCTGAGGCTATCACACCTGAGGCTACCACACCTGAGGCTATCACACCTGAGGCACCCAAGTTAATTGACTACCAAGGTGACCAGCCGTGGAGGAAGCGTCAACACAGGTGA